AGGTCCGACTCGCGCCCGACCATTCCGGTGGCCGCGCAAGCCACGGCGATGGACTGCGGCGAGATCATCTTGCCGGTCACCCCGCCGGTGGTGTTGGCCGCTACCAGCAGCGTGTCGCTGACCCCGAGCTGGTGCGCGGTGGTCGCCTGCAGTGAGCCGAACAGGGCGTTGGACGAGGTGTCCGACCCCGTCAGGAAAACCCCCAGCCAACCGAGGAAGGGCGAGAAGAACGGGAAGGCCGCGCCGGTTCCCGCCAGCACCAGCGCCAGGGTGGTGGACATCCCCGAGTAGTTGGTGACGAAGGCGAAGGCCAGCACCATGCCGATGGTCAGCACCGGCCACTTGAGCTCCTTCAGCGTCTCGCCGAAAGTCGCTGCGCCGCTCTTTGCGCCGATGCGCAGGATGGCCATGGAGATCAGCGCCGCGAGGAAGATTGCCGTGCCGCTGGCCGACACCAGGTCGAACTTGTAGATCGCCGGAATGGGCGTCGGGTTGGCGACGATGGGCGCCGCCTTGAGCACCAACTGGTCGAGGTAGGGCACGGCGATCACCGCCACCCAGTTCTCCAGCGCGCCGCCGGGCAGGAACATCGCCTTGAACGGCTTCATGGTCCAGATGGTCACCAGTACGGTGAGAATCAGGAAGGGCGACCAGGCCTTGAAGATCTGTCCGAAGCTGTACTGCGACTCCTGGCGCTGGCCGCCGCTACCGAGGCCGCCCAGCGTCGCCGTGCCGTCGGCGTTGATGCTGGAGAACTCCGTCTCACGCACGTTCGCCGGCTGCCACACGCGCAGGAACAGGGTCAGGCAGACCATGCTCAGCAGCGCCGAGGTGATGTCCGGCAATTCCGGGCCGATGAAGTTGGAAGTGAGGAACTGGCTGATGGCGAAGGTGCCGCCGGCCACCAGCAGCGCCGGCCAGGTCTCGCGAATGCCGCGCCAGCCGTCCATCATCGCCACCAGCCAGAAGGGCACGATCACCGACAGGATCGGCAACTGCCGCCCGGCCATGGCGCCGATCTTGAAGGCATCCACGCCCGACACCTGCCCGGCGACGATGATCGGGATGCCCAGCGCGCCGAAGGCCACCGGCGCCGTGTTGGCGATCAGGCACAGGCCGGCTGCGTACAACGGGTTGAAGCCCAGCCCCACCAGCAGCGCCGCGGTGATCGCCACCGGCGCACCGAAGCCCGCCGCGCCCTCGAGGAAGGCGCCGAAGGAGAAGCCGATCAGCACCACCTGCAGGCGCTGGTCGACGGTGATCGACAGCACCGAGCTGCGGATGATCTCGAACTGCCCGCTTTTGACCGTCAGCTTGTAGAGGAACACCGCCGCCACGATGATCCAGGCGATCGGCCAGAGCCCGTAGAAGAAACCGTAGACCGCTGAGGCCAGCGCCTTGTCCACCGGCATGTGGTAGACGGTGATGGCGATCAGCAGCGACAGCACCAGGGTGATGGCGCCGGCGACGTGGCCCTTGAGGCGGAACACTGCCAGGGCGAGGAAGAAGAAAATGATCGGCACGAGGGCCGCCAGGGCCGAGAGGCCGAGGCTGCCGAGCGGGGTATAGAGCTGCTGCCAGGTTTGCATGGGGTTTGTCCCTTGTTGTTGTCGGTGGCAAAGCGTCAGCGGTGGATAACTCTTTCAGGTGGCGCACGCGCCGGCAGGTATTGAAAAAGCCCCGCAACGCGGCGCGTAGCGGGGCTTTTGAAAGCTGATTCTGGCAAGCATTTCGGGGTGTCGTCGCCGGCTCGCTTGTGACCGGCGACGACCTCCACCCGGCCGGTGGCTGTCTGTCGCCAGGGCCGCGTGAGCGCTTTCAAAGCGCGGCCACTCCGGCGCTGGCGACCTGCGCATCCTCGCCGGCCTTCACTCCGGAAACGCCCACCGCGCCGATCACCTGGCCGTCCAGCACCACTGGCACACCGCCTTCGAGCGAGGTGATCAGTGGCGCGGTGACGAAGGCGGTACGGCCGCCGTTGACCATGTCCTCGTAGCCCTTGGTTTCGCGCCGGCCCAGTGCCGCGCTGCGGGCCTTCTCGGTGGCGATGTAGGCGCTGGCCGGGGCACAGCCGTCGAGGCGCTCCAGGGCCAGCGGGTGGCCGCCGTCGTCGACCACCACGATGGACACCGCCCAGTGGTTGCGCTGCGCTTCGGCGCGGGCGGCGGCGAGGATGCGGCCGACTTCCTGCTGGGTCAGAACGGCTTTGTTGAGCATGCTTGCACCTCGTCTTGACGGGATTCCAAAGGCGCATCGGCGAGCGCCTCTTCCACCAGTTCGATCCAGTGCCGCACCGGCGTACGGCCGGCGCCGTCCAGGTGCGTCTGGCAGCCGATGTTGGCGGTGACTATGACTTCCGGCCGGCCGCTTTCCAGCGCCTGCAGGCGGTTGTCGCGCAGGCGTATCGACAGCTCCGGCTGGGTCAGCGAATAGGTCCCGGCGGAGCCGCAGCACAGGTGGCTGTCCGGCACGGCGGTGAGGCTGAAGCCCATCCGTGTGAGCACGCCTTCCACCGCGCCGCCGAGCTTCAGTGCGTGCTGCAGCGTGCACGGGCAATGGAAGGCCAGGCGGCGATCGCCGTGCAGGTGCAATTCCTCCAGCGGCTCGTCGCGCAGCACTTCGGACAGATCGCGCGACAGTTCGCTGACCCGCCGGGCCTTGGCCGCGTACTGTGCATCGCGCTCCAGCAGATGGCCGTAGTCGCGGACGAAGGCGCCGCAGCCGCTGGCCGTCTGCACGATGGCTTCGGCGCCGGCCTGGATCGACGGCCACCAGGCGTCGATGTTCCTGCGCGCCCGTTCCAGCCCCTGTTCCTGGGCATTCAGGTGATAGTCCACGGCGCCGCAGCAACCGGCGTCTGCCGCCGGGATCACACTGATGCCGAGACGATCCAGCACCCGCGTGGCGGCGGCATTGGTGTTGGGCGAAAGGGCCGGCTGCACGCAGCCTTCGAGCATCAGCATGCGCCGCGTGTGGCGCGGCTTCGGGCGCTCCACGGGCGGATGCGGATGGCGCGGCAGCTTGCTCTGCAGGCTGTTCGGCAGCAGCGGGTAGAAGGTGCGACCGGCCTTGGCCAGCGCGCCGAACAGCGCGGCATTCGGCACCACGGCGCGCAGGCCGCGACGCATCACCCGTTCGCTGAAGGTACGCGGCACCTGCTGCTCGACCACCGCGCGGCCGATGTCCAGCAGGTTGTGATAGTCCACGCCGGAAGGGCAGGTGGTTTCGCAGTTGCGGCAGCTCAGGCAGCGGTCCAGGTGCTCGCGGGTGCTGGCGCTGGGCTCCGCGCCTTCGAGCACCTGCTTGATCAGGTAGATGCGCCCGCGCGGACCGTCCAGTTCGTCGCCCAGCAACTGGTAGGTCGGGCAGGTGGCGGTGCAGAAGCCGCAGTGCACGCAGGAGCGCAGGATGCGCTCGGCTTCCTCGGCGCGTGGCAGGTGCCTGGCCTGTTCGCTCAGGTTGGTTTGCATCAGAGCTCCCTGTACATCCGGCCGGGGTTGAAGAGGCCTTGCGGGTCGAGCTGCTGCTTGAGGCTGCGGTGGTAGCGCAGCAGGGCGGCGGGCAGCGGGTGGAAGCCGTCGTCGCCGGGTGCGTAGCGTAGGGCGTGGCCGCCGACTTCGGCGACGCTGTGGCGGATCAGCTCGGCATCGGCCTCGGACTTCAGCCAGCGCTGCGCGCCACCCCAGTCGATCAGTTGTTCGCCCGGCAGGGACAGCGCCGGCGTCGCGTTGGGCAGCGACAGCCGCCAGAGCGTGCCGGGGCTGGCGAAGAAGCCCAGGCGCTGCTCGCGCAGGTCCTGCCAGTAGCCGCTGTCGATCTCCTCGCCGCCCAGGCGCAGGCGCGCGGAGCACACCGAGCCTTCGCCGCCTTCCAGGCGCAGGTGCAGCGCGGTGCCGTCGTAGCAGGCGGCGGTGATCGGGATCGGCTGCGCACCCCATTCGGCGAGTTCACCCAGCGCCTGACGGACGCCCATTTCCAGGCGCAGGCTGGCGCACATCCGCGGCTTGGGCAGCACCTTCATCGAGACTTCGGTGATCACTCCCAGGCAGCCGAAGCTGCCCGCCAGCAGGCGCGACAGGTCGTAGCCGGCGACGTTCTTCATCACCTCGCCGCCGAAGCGCAGCAGCTTGCCGTGGCCGGTGATCAGCCGCGTGCCCAGCACGTAGTCGCGCACCGAGCCCGACCAGGGGCGGCGCGGGCCGGAGAGCCCGGCAGCGACCACGCCGCCGAAGGTCGCGCCCGAATGATCGGGTGGCTCGCACGGCAGCATCTGTCCGGCCGCCTCCAGCGCCGCTTCGATCTCCGCCAGCGGCGTGCCGGCGCGGGCGGTCAGCACCAGTTCGGTCGGGTCGTAGCTGACGATGCCGCTGTGCGGGCGCATGTCCAGTTCCACGCCGTTCACCGGGCGGCCGAGGAAGGCCTTGCTGTCGCCGCCGCGAATGCGCAACGGCGTGTGCGCCGCGAGCGCCTGGTTCACCTGCTCGAGCAGTTCGCTGCTGGCGTCGGGCATCAGAAGCGCTCCAGGTCGGGGAAGGGCAGTTGCCCGTGGTGCACGTGCATCGCGCCGAATTCGGCGCAGCGGTGCAGGGTGGGGATGTTCTTGCCGGGGTTGAGCAGGCGGTCCGGGTCGAACGCCGCCTTCACCGCGTGGAACAGGGTCAGCTCGTCGCTGTTGAACTGCGCGCACATCTGGTTGATTTTCTCGCGCCCCACGCCGTGCTCGCCGGTGATGCTGCCGCCCACCGCCACGCAGAGTTCGAGGATTTTCCCGCCGATGGCCTCGGCGCGTTCCAGCTCGCCGGGCACGTTGGCGTCGAAGAGGATCAGTGGGTGCATGTTGCCGTCGCCGGCATGGAACACGTTGGCCACGCGCAGGCCGAATTCCTGCGACAGCTCGGCGATGCCATGCAGCACGCGCGGCAGCTCGCGACGCGGGATGGTGCCGTCCATGCAGTAGTAGTCCGGCGAGATGCGCCCCACCGCCGGGAAGGCGTTCTTGCGTCCGGCCCAGAAGCGCACGCGCTCGGCTTCGTCACAGGCCAGGCGCACGTCGGTGGCGCCGGCTGCCCGAAGCACGCGGTCGACGCGCTCGCAGTCGTCCTGCACGTCGGCTTCCACTCCGTCCAGTTCGCACAGCAGGATGGCCGCCGCGTCCACCGGGTAGCCGGCGTGGATGAAGTCCTCGGCGGCGCGGATCGACAGGTTGTCCATCATCTCCAGCCCGCCGGGGATGATGCCGGCGGCGATGATGTCGGCCACCGCGCGGCCGGCCTTTTCCACCGAATCGAAACTGGCCAGCAGCACCCGCGCCACCTGCGGACGCGGTAGCAGCTTGACGGTGACTTCGGTGACGATGCCGAGCATGCCCTCGGAACCGGTGAACAGCGCCAGCAGGTCGAGACCGGGACTGTCCAGGGCGTCGCTGCCCAGCGTCAGGTGCTCGCCCTCGACGGTAAGGATGTCGACCTTCAGCAGGTTGTGCACGGTCAGGCCGTACTTCAGGCAATGCACGCCGCCGGCGTTCTCGGCGACGTTGCCGCCGATGGAACAGGCGATCTGCGAGGATGGGTCCGGCGCGTAATACAGCCCGTGCGGCGCGGCGGCCTGGGAAATCGCCAGGTTGCGTACGCCGGGCTGAACGCGGGCGTAGCGCCCCTGCGGGTTCACCTCGAGAATCCGGTTGAAGCGCGCCATCACCAGCAGGATGCCTTTCTCCAGCGGCAGCGCGCCGCCGGAGAGCCCGGTGCCCGCGCCGCGCGCGACCACTGGCACCTTGCGCGCATGGCAGAGCCTGAGCAGCGCCTGTACCTGCTCGATGCGCTCGGGCAGCGCCACCAGCATGGGCACGGTGCGGTAGGCGGAAAGGCCGTCGCATTCGTAGGGCTTGAGGTCTTCGGCGCGGTGCAGCAGTTCGAGGTCGGGCAGGGCCGCACGCAGCTCGGCCAGCAGGGCGGACTTGTCGACGGCAGGCAGCGCGCCATCGACGCGTTCGTCGTAGAGGATGTTCATAGGCTGACGGTGCTCTGATTTTGTTTTTTTGTTCGCGCCCGCCAGGCGGTCGCGTGGAGCCACGGCACGCTGAAAATGCGACCGCCGATCAGGTCGCGTCCACTGGCATCGGCGCTGGTCCTACCAGTTCTTGTACGGTCGTACACTGGAAAGCCCCAGTCCTGACAGCTAGGGTTCTGGACAGCCGTGCGGGTGAGAGCCTGCTGGTCCTACCAGTTACGGAGAGCCGTGATGACGACTTATGCACAGGGCAAGCAGCGTGTCGCCGACCAGGTGGCCGAGAAAATCGAGCGGTTGATCGTCGACGGCGTGCTCAAGGTCGGCCAGGCGTTGCCCTCCGAACGGCGGCTGGTGGAAAAACTGGGATGCTCGCGCTCGGCGTTGCGTGAAGGTCTGCGTGCGCTGCGTGGTCGCGGCATCGTCGATACCGAACAGGGGCGCGGTTCGTTCGTCGCCGATTTGA
This Pseudomonas sp. ATCC 13867 DNA region includes the following protein-coding sequences:
- a CDS encoding lactate permease LctP family transporter, which gives rise to MQTWQQLYTPLGSLGLSALAALVPIIFFFLALAVFRLKGHVAGAITLVLSLLIAITVYHMPVDKALASAVYGFFYGLWPIAWIIVAAVFLYKLTVKSGQFEIIRSSVLSITVDQRLQVVLIGFSFGAFLEGAAGFGAPVAITAALLVGLGFNPLYAAGLCLIANTAPVAFGALGIPIIVAGQVSGVDAFKIGAMAGRQLPILSVIVPFWLVAMMDGWRGIRETWPALLVAGGTFAISQFLTSNFIGPELPDITSALLSMVCLTLFLRVWQPANVRETEFSSINADGTATLGGLGSGGQRQESQYSFGQIFKAWSPFLILTVLVTIWTMKPFKAMFLPGGALENWVAVIAVPYLDQLVLKAAPIVANPTPIPAIYKFDLVSASGTAIFLAALISMAILRIGAKSGAATFGETLKELKWPVLTIGMVLAFAFVTNYSGMSTTLALVLAGTGAAFPFFSPFLGWLGVFLTGSDTSSNALFGSLQATTAHQLGVSDTLLVAANTTGGVTGKMISPQSIAVACAATGMVGRESDLFRFTVKHSLIFAAFIGLITLAQAYVFTGMLVH
- a CDS encoding heme-binding protein, producing the protein MLNKAVLTQQEVGRILAAARAEAQRNHWAVSIVVVDDGGHPLALERLDGCAPASAYIATEKARSAALGRRETKGYEDMVNGGRTAFVTAPLITSLEGGVPVVLDGQVIGAVGVSGVKAGEDAQVASAGVAAL
- the glcF gene encoding glycolate oxidase subunit GlcF; translated protein: MQTNLSEQARHLPRAEEAERILRSCVHCGFCTATCPTYQLLGDELDGPRGRIYLIKQVLEGAEPSASTREHLDRCLSCRNCETTCPSGVDYHNLLDIGRAVVEQQVPRTFSERVMRRGLRAVVPNAALFGALAKAGRTFYPLLPNSLQSKLPRHPHPPVERPKPRHTRRMLMLEGCVQPALSPNTNAAATRVLDRLGISVIPAADAGCCGAVDYHLNAQEQGLERARRNIDAWWPSIQAGAEAIVQTASGCGAFVRDYGHLLERDAQYAAKARRVSELSRDLSEVLRDEPLEELHLHGDRRLAFHCPCTLQHALKLGGAVEGVLTRMGFSLTAVPDSHLCCGSAGTYSLTQPELSIRLRDNRLQALESGRPEVIVTANIGCQTHLDGAGRTPVRHWIELVEEALADAPLESRQDEVQACSTKPF
- the glcE gene encoding glycolate oxidase subunit GlcE, encoding MPDASSELLEQVNQALAAHTPLRIRGGDSKAFLGRPVNGVELDMRPHSGIVSYDPTELVLTARAGTPLAEIEAALEAAGQMLPCEPPDHSGATFGGVVAAGLSGPRRPWSGSVRDYVLGTRLITGHGKLLRFGGEVMKNVAGYDLSRLLAGSFGCLGVITEVSMKVLPKPRMCASLRLEMGVRQALGELAEWGAQPIPITAACYDGTALHLRLEGGEGSVCSARLRLGGEEIDSGYWQDLREQRLGFFASPGTLWRLSLPNATPALSLPGEQLIDWGGAQRWLKSEADAELIRHSVAEVGGHALRYAPGDDGFHPLPAALLRYHRSLKQQLDPQGLFNPGRMYREL
- the glcD gene encoding glycolate oxidase subunit GlcD, translating into MNILYDERVDGALPAVDKSALLAELRAALPDLELLHRAEDLKPYECDGLSAYRTVPMLVALPERIEQVQALLRLCHARKVPVVARGAGTGLSGGALPLEKGILLVMARFNRILEVNPQGRYARVQPGVRNLAISQAAAPHGLYYAPDPSSQIACSIGGNVAENAGGVHCLKYGLTVHNLLKVDILTVEGEHLTLGSDALDSPGLDLLALFTGSEGMLGIVTEVTVKLLPRPQVARVLLASFDSVEKAGRAVADIIAAGIIPGGLEMMDNLSIRAAEDFIHAGYPVDAAAILLCELDGVEADVQDDCERVDRVLRAAGATDVRLACDEAERVRFWAGRKNAFPAVGRISPDYYCMDGTIPRRELPRVLHGIAELSQEFGLRVANVFHAGDGNMHPLILFDANVPGELERAEAIGGKILELCVAVGGSITGEHGVGREKINQMCAQFNSDELTLFHAVKAAFDPDRLLNPGKNIPTLHRCAEFGAMHVHHGQLPFPDLERF